DNA sequence from the Sinomonas terrae genome:
GAAGGGACTGTGATCCGAAGAGTCCGACTCGGCCTTCAGATCACGATTTGGTTACCATTAACCGTCCCCTTCCCCGACGTGAGGTGTTTTCTGTGCGAGTCAAGACCGCAGCCGCGCTCGTGCTGCTGGGCCTGATAGCTCTTGTGGCCGGCATCGGCCAGCTGACGTTCTGGGCGCCCCCCAGCACTGTGACGGCGACTCTCCCCGCCGGCACGAAGGCGGCCCCGCTGACCGTGATCGATTCAAAGCTCGAGAGCCTCCGGGGAGGGCAATCCGAGATATCGATCAAGGGTGACGGCGCGTTCGTCCTTGCCACTGGGCGCCCGGACGACGTCGCCGCCTGGGTCGGCAAGACGGCCCACACCACGATCAACGGAGGCTCAGCTGACGGAAAGCAGCTGACCGTGAACTATACGGCGGGCGACCCTTCGGCGCCCTCGCCAGCCGGTGCCGATACGTTCGCGACGACCCAAAACGCCTCCGGCACCCTCGACTACCACTGGAACCTCCCGGACAACGGCAACTGGCAGCTCGTCGTCGCTACAGACGGCACGAAGCCCGCTCCGCAGAACATCACCGTGACGTGGCCCAGCAACGCGACGACTCCATGGGGCGTTCCGCTCATCGTCCTCGGATGCCTCCTGATCCTCGCGGGCGTCGCGCTCATTGTGCTCAAGGGCCGTTGGCCCGGCTCCGGGCAGCGCGTGACTGCCTCTGGGGGTCCGAATGCCACTCCGCGGGGCTCCCAGCCTGACGCCCCCGCCGCCGGGCGCGTCGAGCGCCGCGCCGTCGCCCGTTCCGCGTCGGCTGTGGCCGCCGTCGTCCTTGCCCTCACCGGCGGTGCGGCCGCTGCCCAAGCCGCGCCGAGCCCTGTTCCCTCGGCCAGCCCCTCCGGGTCTGCCAGCCCTGCGCCCTCGGCCAGCCCGTCCGGCTCTGCCAGCGCAAGCCCCTCGGCCTCGCCGAGCGCGGCGCCGAACGCTCAGGACAAGGTCCTTGTCGACGAGCAGCTCCAGCGGATCCTTGACCAGGTCGCGACCACCGTCGCGGCTGGCGATCAGGCCAAGGACGCTACCAAACTGCAGCCTCGCGTCGACGATTCGGCGCTTCAGGCGAGGACCCAGAACTACAAGATCCGTGCGTCGGTGTCCTCCGCGGCGGCCCTCGCGCCAGTCCGGAGCTCTCGCCTCCTCACGACCGTCGTGACGGTCCAGCGCAGCTGGCCCCGCACTGTCGTCGCCGTGACGCAGGGCGACGGCAATACGACGCCGCAGGTCCTGACGCTCAAGCAGAACGACGCGCGGTCCAACTACAAGCTGGTCGAGGCCTCCCCGCTTCTCCCGGCCGCGACCTTCCCCAATGCCCTCAGGGCTGGTGCCCAGCAGGTTGGGCTCGACTCGAAGGACGGGATTGCCTACAGCCCGAACCTCGCGCTGGCTGGTCTCGGCGACCGTCTGACGAACGTCAACGGCTCGTGGAAGGACAACATCCCCGACAACGCCTACATCAAGGACACCTTGGGCTACGAGTCGGACATTGTGAACGCAAGCCCGAACGGCAATCTCGTGTTCACCCATAGCCCGACCGGCAACGACACTGTCGCCTATCGCACCGCGGATGGTGGAGCGCTCGTCATCGCGGCCCTCCAGTTCACGATCGACGGTACGCCCAAGTCGGCTGGCGACAAGCTCACCGTCCAGGACGATGCTGCGGCCCTCGCCGGGGGTAAGGAGGCGACGACCAAGATGAGCCTCCAATTCCTCGAGTCCGTCGCGCTGTACATTCCGCCGGTGGGCTCGAAGCAGCAGCTCACCCTCGTATCGGCGACTCGCAATCTCGTGGGCGCGAGCGTGAGCTAGCCCTCACCTACGAGATTTTCGCGAGGGGCGGAGGCGCTGTGAGCGTCTCCGCCCCTCGCACTATGGTGGAGGCATGAGCGTTCCCGGTTCCCGCCAGCCAAGCCCTCTGCCCTCGATGAGCCTCCGCGGCGCCGTCGACCTCTCGGCGCTCAAGGCGCGCGCCACAGCGACGCCACCCGCGCATACGGCGAATGCCAGCGCGGGGAACACTACAGCAGGCAGTTCTTCCGCGCCTGCTGGGACCACCAGCGGGGAGCAGCCGGAGGCCGGCCAGACGATTCAGATCGACGAGGCCAACTTCCCCCAACTCGTGCAGCTCTCGGCCCAGGTGCCGGTCGTCGTCCTCCTGTGGGCGCAGTACTCGCCTGAATCGCAACGCATGCGGGACGAGCTCGCCGCTGAAGTCGCGGGCTACGGCGGACGCCTCGCGTACGCGACGGCGGACATTGAGGCGTTCCCCCAGCTTGCCCAAGCTCTGGCGGTCCAGGCCGTTCCCACTGCCATCGCGTTCCTGAAGGGGCAGCCGATCCCGCTCTTCCAGGGAGCGGCTGCCCCAGCCCAGTCTCGCCAGCTTTTCGAAGAGCTCCTCCGCGTCGCAGAGGCCAACGGCGTGACGGGCACAGTCGACGGCGAGTCGGCGGCCGAGCCTGCAGAGCCTCCCCTCCCGCCACGCCTCCAGGAGGCGTACGAGGCGCTCGAGGTGGGCAACTATGCCGCGGCTGAGGCCGCCCTGACGAAAGAGCTCGCCGAACACCCCGCCGATCATGAGGCCAAGGCCATGCTTGCGCAGGTCCACCTCATGTCTCGTGTCGAGCTTCTGGGGCAGGATGAGGCCGATCGGGCACGCGCCGCGGCAGCTTCGTCACCTGACGACGTCGACGCGCAGCTCACGGTAGCCGACCTGGACCTCGTGGGGGGCCACATCGAGGACGCGTTTGCGCGGCTCGTGGGCTTCATCGGGCGCAACTTCGGGCCTGAGCGTGAGCAGGTCCGGGTGCGCCTGCTCGAGCTCTTCGAAGTGGTCGGCACGACGGATCCGCGCGTCAGCTCGGCTCGCCAGCAGCTTGCCCGCGCGCTCTTCTAGTCCCCCGGACCGGGAGGATTCCTCCTCGGGGTGTCCTCCGTAGGAGGGATCCCATTGCTCGGTCGGCTTGCTAGCGTGAGCTCATGACACTGCCCAGCTACCCCGTGCCTGAGGGTGCGGGGTACCCCGTCGGTTCGGCGCTCTCGATCCGAGGCCTCGCCAAGGCCTTCGGAGGCAAGCCGGCCGTCAATGGCATCAGCCTCGAAGTGCCCACCGGGTCGTTCTATGGGCTCGTTGGTCCCAACGGTGCCGGGAAGACGACGACCTTGTCCATGGCGACGGGTCTTCTGCGCCCGGACGCGGGGACAGCGCTCGTGTTGGGCATCGACGTATGGCAGGACCCGCTCGGCGCCAAGCGTCTCATGGGCGTGCTGCCCGACGGTGTCCGGCTCTTCGACCGGCTCAGCGGAGAGCAGCTCATCACCTATGCGGGCCTCCTGCACGGCCTTGACAGGGCGACCGTGGCGGCACGCACCCGTGACCTCCTAGAAGCGTTCGACCTCACGGCCGATGCGCGGACCCTCGTCGTGGACTATTCCGCGGGCATGACCAAGAAGATCGCGCTCGCCGCCTCCCTCGTGCATGCGCCGCGCCTGCTGGTCCTCGACGAGCCGTTCGAGTCGGTCGATCCCGTCTCCGCCGCCAACATCCGCGCCATCCTGACCGACTACGTCCACTCCGGCGGAACGGTGATTGTCTCGAGCCACGTGATGGACCTCGTGCAGCGGATGTGCGACCACGTCGCCGTCGTCGCCCAGGGCCAGCTGCTGGCCGCGGGGACCGTCGACGAGGTGAGGGGCGAGTCGACGCTCGAGGACCGCTTCGTCGAACTCGTCGGCGGCCACGGTCCGGCGGAGGGGCTCTCGTGGTTGCGCACCTGATCACCCTCAAGCTAGTGCTCCTGCGCAACGGCCTGCGCCGTAGCGTGGGACAGCTCGTCGGCCTCATCATCGGGTCGCTCTACGGGCTCGGGCTGCTGTTCCTCGCCGTCCTCGGCCTCGTCCTGCTGCGCCTCGAAGACCCGGGCATCGCGGAACCCATCGTCGTGCTCGGCGGGTCTGCACTCGTCGCCGGATGGGCCTTCGCGCCGATCCTGATCTCCGGCGTCGACCTCACGCTTGATCCTGCGCGTTTCGCGCTCTATCCCATCCCGCTGTCCCGGCTGCTAGTCGGCCAGGCACTGGCCGGCATCATCGGCGTGCCAGGCGCCTGCACCGCCGTCGCCCTCGCCGCGACGGCGGTGACGTGGGCGCGCGGCCCACTCACATTCAGCGCGGGAGTCGTGGGCGCGGCGCTCGCGCTCGGTCTCTGCATCGTGGTGAGCCGCCTCGTCGCGAGCGCAGTGACCGACCTCGCCACGTCGCGGCGGTTCCGCGAGGGCAGCCGTATGGTCATGATGGTTCCTATCGTCCTGCTCGGGCCCATCGTCGGGATTGCGATACGTGGAATGGAGACGAACCTCGAAGCGATGCGCGCGCTCGCGCAGGTCCTCGCGTGGACGCCGCTCGGGGCGGCGCTCGCCGTGCCGGGCGCGGTCGCCGAGGGGCATCTGCTCGAGGCGTTCGCCAAACTCCTGATTGCGGTCGCGTCCCTCGTCGTCGCGGCCTGGGCCTGGTCACGTGCGCTGGCGCGGGCGCTTGTCACTCCTTCGAGCCGGGCGTCCTCTGGGAGCAAGGCCGGGCGGAGGGGGCTGGGGCCGTTCGGGTGGATGCCAGCCAGCCCGGCCGGTGCGGTTGCCGCTCGGGCCCTGACGTACTGGGTCCGTGACCCGCGCTATGGAACCGCGCTCATCATCGTCCCGCTCGTCCCGGTGATCCTGTTCTTCACCTCGGCACAGCAGCACCAGTCCGACGTGTTCCTCCTTTCGGGCCCGCTGGCCGCGTTCCTCCTCGCATGGTCGCTCGCGACAGACGTCTCCTACGACTCGACCGCGTTCTCGCTCCACCTCACATCCGGCGTCCGCGGCCGCGCCGACCGCTGGGGGAGGGCGCTCGCACTCCTGACTTTTGCAGTGCCAGGCGCGATCGTGATCGCGCTCGTGCCGTTCGTGGTCTCAGGACGGTGGGACCTTCTGCCCGGATACCTGGGGCTCGCGTTGGGCGTCCTGCTGAGTGGGAGCGGGCTCGCCTCGGTCGTGTCTTCGAGGTTCACCGTGACCGTTCCGCTCCCGGGCGAGAGTCCCTTCAAGCGTCCGCCCGGCAACGCCACGCAGACGTTCCTCGTCCAGATCGGCGGCCTGCTCACTCTTGGCCTGCTCGTCCTGCCCGAGATCGTGCTCGTGGCGCTCTCAGTCGGGACGGGGGAGACGGGGTACGGCTGGGCCGCGCTTCTCGTCGGCGTCGTCCTCGGGAGCGCCCTCTTCGTCCTAGGAATAGCCCTCGGGGGAATGTGGCTGGACCGTCGCGGGCCGGAGGTCTATGCCTCCCTCGTTCGCTCCGGATGAGGCACTCCTCGGCGGACGATTTGGCCCCGGCAATGTCGGGGCCCGTTGCTAGCATGGAGTAATGAGCACAGCTGACCCCTTCGACCCGTATGCGAATGATCCGCGGGAACCCTCGGCTGCCGGTTCAACGGCGACCATCGAGCGCGAGGAGGTCCGCGAGGAACTCGAGCCTGGCGATCGCGAGCGGTTCTCGCACTATGTCCGCAAAGAGAAGATCATGGAGTCCGCCCTCACCGGAGAACCCGTGATCGCCCTGTGCGGCAAGGTGTGGACTCCAGGTCGGGACCCGAAGAAGTTCCCGATCTGCCCCACGTGCAAAGAGATCTACGAGGGTCTCCGCCCCGGCAACGACGGGAATAACGGCAACAACGGCGACGACGCGTAAGTGGCCACGGGTGGTGCCCGGGGCCTTATGTCCCGGGCCTACCGCGGCCTCGTCATAGGGCTCCTGGCCATTGTCACGTGCAGCGCTTTCGAGGCGATGGCGGTCACCACGGCGATGCCCGTGGTCGCCGCGAACCTCGGAGGGCAGCGCTCGTATGGCCTAGCCTTCTCGCTCTATCTCACCGCGTCCTTGGCCGCTACGGCGGCGGCTGGCTCTTGGAGCGATCGGGCGGGCCCACGCCCGTCCCTGCTCACGGGTCTCTTCCTTATGTGCGGGGGGCTCCTCCTGTGCGGCGGAGCCTGGGACTTCACGGTGTTCACGATGGGCCGCATGGTGTCCGGGGCAGGCGCCGGATTCATGATCGTGCCCGTGTACGTGATCATCGGCCAAGCACTGCCGTCGGTGCTCCAACCCGTTGTGTTCGGCTGGTTCAGCGCGGCGTGGGTCGTTCCCTCGCTCGTCGGCCCGTACGTCTCGGGACTTCTCGCAGAGCATGTGAGCTGGCGCTGGGCCTTCTTCGGCGTTGTTCCCATCGTCGTCGTGGCGGTGCTGCTCATGTGGCCTCGGGTCAAGTCTCTGGGCGCGCCCGAGGAGAAGTCGATGGTGGCAGGCGAGGGCCGTCGTCGTGCCCTTCTCGGTGCTGGGCTCGCCGCTGGCGTCGCGGTAGCTCAGTGGGCGGCGCAGTCATCTGCCGATCCGGAGATCAGGACTGCCGTCACGCCCGTGGTCCTCGCGCTCTTGGGAGCCGCCGGGCTGGCTGCCGTTGTGCTGACCGTTCCCCGGCTTCTGCCAGCCGGATCCTTCCGCGTCGCGCGCGGGCTGCCCGCCGTCGTCGTCGTTCGCGGGCTCTTGACGCTCGCCTTCTTCGGGGCTGAGGCGTTCGTGCCCCTCATGCTCGTGGACCGCTACGGGCTCGAGCCGTCGATCGCGGGACTCGCGCTCACCGGCGGGGCGCTCGGCTGGACCGTCGGCTCCTTCGCGCAGACCAAAGGCTGGCTTCCACGGCCGGCGTTTCTCGTGGTTGGCCCTGCGGTGGTGGCCGCCTCGATGGGTGCCGTCGCTCTCGTGGTCCTTGCACAGGCTCCCCCGCTCCTGCTCGCGTCGGCGTGGGCAGTCGCGGGCATGGGGATGGGCCTGGCGACGTCGACGACGTCGGTGCTCGTGCTCGAGTTGAGCGACGCGGCCGAGCGCGGCAGGAATTCGGCCTCACTTCAGTTGGCCGATATGCTCGGTGGAGTGATTGGAACCGCCGGAGCAGGAACGCTGTACTCCCTGATGCTGACCCCGGACATGGTCCCCGGGCCTGGTGCCTTCGCCCTCTTGGTCGGTGCCCTCGCCGTCTCCGCGTTCCTGAGCGGGGCTGCGGGGTCGAGGACCAGCCCGCCGTTGCCCGCTGTCCGTGAGGCGGATCGGGCGTGACGGATACGCTCTTCGGCGGACCGGAGTCTTCGCGAGCGCTCTCCCCGGCCTACCCTGAGCGGGCAGCTTGGGGCACCGCGCCCAAGCTGCGCGCCTGGCAGCAGGAAGCGCTCGACAAGTACCTCGAGCGAGCGCCGAAGGACTACCTTGCGGTGGCAACCCCCGGTGCCGGCAAGACGACCTTCGCGCTCCGCGTCGCGTCCACCCTGATCGACCGGGGGCTCGTCAACCGAATCACGATTGTGGCCCCGACCGACCACCTCAAGCGCCAGTGGGCCGATGCGGCTGCGCGTGTTGGGATCGCGATCGACCCGAACTTCAAGAACTCGGACGGCCGACACGGGCGTGACTTCATCGGCGTCGCCGTCACCTACGCCCAGGTGGCGAGCAAGCCGCTCCTCCATCGGGCCAAGACCGAGGCTGCTCGGACCCTGGTCATCCTCGATGAGATCCACCACGGCGGCGAGTCGCTCTCGTGGGGCGACGGTCTGCGCGAGGCGTTCGATCCCGCCGTGCGGCGGCTCGCCCTCACCGGTACGCCCTTTCGCTCCGACACGTCGCCCATCCCGTTCGTGGACTACGTCGAGGACGCAGACGGGATCCGCCGTTCGAAGGCCGACTACACGTACGGCTACGGCCAGGCGCTCCGTGATCATGTGGTGCGGCCAGTCATCTTCATGGCGTATTCCGGGCAGATGAGGTGGCGCACGAGCGCAGGCGAGGAGATGGCCGCGTCGCTGGGTGAAGCCGCCGTGACCAAGGACGTCACCGCGCAGGCGTGGCGGACAGCCCTCAATCCGCAGGGAGAGTGGATCCCCGCGGTCCTCGCCGCGGCGGATCGACGGCTCACCGAGGTCAGGCGCACTGTGCCTGACGCCGGGGGTCTCGTCATCGCGACCGACCACGAGGATGCGCGCGCGTACGCGGGTCAGCTGAAGAAGATCACGGGCGAATCGCCAGCCATCATCCTTTCCGACGACGCGAAGGCCTCGAGCCGGATCGAGGAGTTCTCCGCCGACGAATCGCGATGGATGGTTGCGGTTCGCATGGTGTCCGAAGGGGTCGACGTGCCGCGCCTCGCCGTGGGCGTCTACGCGACGTCGACGTCGACGCCGCTGTTCTTCGCCCAGGCTGTGGGGCGGTTCGTGCGCGCACGACGGCGGGGGGAGACGGCGTCGGTATTCCTCCCTTCGGTGCCCCAGCTCATGGCGCTCGCGAATTCGATGGAGGCAGAGCGGGACCACGCGCTGGACCGACCCTCGTCCGACGAAGACGGGATCATGGACCTCGAGGAGTCCCTCCTCGACGAGGCGAACCGCGAAGAGAAAGCCTCGGACACGCTTGCCAAAGGCAAATATGAGGCGCTCGAGTCTCAGGCGGCGTTCGACAGGGTGCTGTTCGACGGCGGTGAGTTCGGTACGGGCGGTGAGATCGGTTCTGACGAGGAACTCGACTTTCTCGGCATCCCCGGTCTGCTCGACGCCGACCAGGTTGCGATGCTGCTCCGCCAGCGCCAGCACGAGCAGGTGTCCCGGCGCAAGTCCAAGCCCGCGTCGTCGTCCCCGGCCGGAGTTCCGGACCACCGTCTCCTCATGGACCTGCGCCACGAACTCGCCAAGAATGTCTCCGCGTGGAGCGCCCGTACCGGAACCCCCCACGGCGTCGTCCACACGAAACTGAGGGAAGTGTGCGGTGGTCCCGCCGTCGCTCAGGCGAGTGAAGATCAGCTGCGCGCGCGACTCAAGAAGCTGCAGGAGTGGTTCATCGGGCGCGCCTAGCCGCGCGACCCGCACGAGCGCTGTTCGACGCCGGGTTCACCGTCCCGACGCCCCACCCGTTGCGCCGTCATCTTCGCTGGGTGCGCTCTGGATGCGCCGTCACTTTCGCCGGGTGCCCTCCGGTCGCGCGGTCACCTTCGCTGGGTGCGCTTCGGTCGCGCCGTCACTTTCGCCGGGTGCGCTTCGGTCGCGCGGTCACCTTCGCTGGGTGCGCTTCGGTCGCGCCGTCACCTTCGCTGGGTGCGCTCCGGTCGCGCCGTCACTTTCGCAGGGTGCCTGTGGATAACCGTCGGCCGGTTCCGGCGGCAGCAGCAAGACTGGGGGAATGACGAAGCGCGCGCCCATCCCCGATCATCTTTCTCAACGACCATTCACCCAACCGGAGGCCGTTGCCGCCGCGGTGAGCCGTGGGCGGCTCAGGGCCTCCGACCTGAGGAAGCTGAGTCGGTTGATCTATGTGCCAGCAGGAGTCGAACCCGGCCTGGCCGACCGTCTACGTGCCCATCTTGGAGTGACTCCGGCCGCTTGGGGTTCGCACCAGACGGCGGCGGGCATCCATGGTCTTGCGGTGCCGCCATGGCTCACCGACCATGAACTCATTCACCTCAGCAAGCCTCACGGTCTGCCGCGCGTGCGCCGACGAGGGGTTGTCGGTCACGAAGTTCGCTTTCGTCCCTCCGAGCTCTGCTTTGTCGATGGATTGCGGGTTACCACGCCTGCTCGGACGTGGCTGGATCTTGCCATGCAGCTTCCTCACGAACACCTAGTGGCTTTGGGGGATCAACTCCTGCGCCGTCCGCGTCCACAATTTGAAGGGCGAGCCGAACCATTTGCCACGAGCGCTTCTCTCGGTGAATTGCTTTCCGCTCATCCGAACATGAAAGGGGTCGTCCGCTGCCGGATGGCTCTAGAGGACATGCGGGTCGGCTCGGATTCGGCTCCGGAGACCCTATTGCGGCTTGCCATTCTTCATGCCGGATTACCCGAGCCCGAGCTGCAGATAGAACTACGGCCTGGTGATCCCTTTTCGCCTTCTGGGGACATGGGGTACCGAGAGTTCAGGATCGTCATCCAGTATGAAGGCGCACACCACGACGATGAGGCGCAGCGTCTGGCAGACGCGCGTCGTGACCGGGCGTTTCGTCGGGCTGGGTGGCTGGTGATTCACGTGAGGCTGGAAGATCTCCGCGAAGATTTCGGGGGAGTAATCCGTCGCATCAAGCGCGGGATTCGGCAGCGCGCAGCCTAGGGCCCTGTGGAGGTGACGGGGCGAGGGGTGGGGACCCTGCGGAGGTGACGGGGCGAGGGGTGGGGACCCTGCGGAGGTGACGGGGCGAGGGGTGGGGACCCTGCGGAGGTGACGGGGCGAGGGGTGATGGGGCGAGGGGTGGGGACCCTGCGGAGGTGACGGGGCGAGGGGTGACGGGGCGAGGGGTGGGGGCCCTGCGGAGGTGACGGGGCGAGGGGTGACGGGGCGAGGGGTGGGGACCCTGCGGAGGTGACGGGGCGAGGGGTGGGGACCCTGCGGAGGTGACGGGGCGAGGGGTGACGGGGCGAGGGGTGGGGGCCCTGCGGAGGTGACGGGCGAGGGGTGGGGACCCTGCGGAGGTGACGGGGCGAGGGGTGGGGGCCCTGCGGAGGTGACGGGGCGAGGGGTGACGGGGCGAGGGGTGGGGACCCTGCGGAGGTGACGGGGCGAGGGGTGGGGACCCTGCGGAGGTGACGGGGCGAGGGGTGACGGGGCGAGGGGTGGGGGCCCTGCGGAGGTGACGGGCGAGGGGTGGGGACCCTGCGGAGGTGACGGGGCGAGGGGTGGGGGCCCTGCGGAGGTGACGGGGCGAGGGGTGGGGGCCCTGCGGAGGTGACGGGGCGAGGGGTGGGGACCCCGCGGAGGTGACGGGGCGAGGGGTGGGGCGGACGAACGTTAGGCGAGGGTGATCCCCGCCTCCTCCAGTTCGCGGAACGTGGGGGAGAGATCAGAGGCAATCCCGGCGCAGAGGCCTGAGAGCACTCTCGTACGGTACCCCGCTCGGACGGCGTCGAGGGCGGTTGCCCGCACGCAGTAGTCGGTTGCGATGCCGGCGACATCGACGTCGGTCACCTCGCGCTTGGCGAGCCACTCGTCGAGGGCCGGAGAGTCGTCAGAGGAACCTTGGGCGTCGCCGGCCTGGGCGAGGTGTCCCTCGAACCCCGAATAGGCCGCGGCGTACTGGCCCTTGCGGAACATGGCATCGACACTGGACACGTCGAGGCTTGGGTGGAACGAAGAGCCCTGGGTGCCGGCGACGCAGTGTGGCGGCCACGAGTCCACGTAGTCGGGTGTTTCGGAGAAATGCGCACCGGGTTGGATGTGCCAGTCCTGCGTCGTCACGATCGCCCCGTACTCATTCCCGTGCCGTGCGACGTAGTCGGTGAGCCGCGCCGCGACTGCCGCCCCGCCGTCGACCGCCAGGGACCCGCCCTCACAGAAGTCGTTCTGCACGTCGATGATGATGAGCGCTCGCTTCATGGCTCCATTTTCGGCCCTCACAGCTGCCTTCACTCCCGATCTTCGAGGTAGACGGTCGGAATCACAGCCTCGCCGCGGTGCATGCGCCGCGCCGAGGCGGGGAGTTCAGCGATCGAGGCCTCATGCCGCGCCCGCGCCCGCTCGACCCCTTCGGGCCCAGTCCAGCCCGGTTGCAGCTCGCCCTTGACGATGAAGTGCTCGAGAAGGAGACGGTCGTTGCTGTCGCCCATGGGAGGGCGGCCGACGCCGATGACCTCGGTGGTTGCCGTGCCCCGTTCGTCGAGGCGGCGCAGGGCGTACTTGCGTCCGCCGACCGATTGCTTGTTCTTGGCGGCCTTGGCGACGGAGACGAACTCCCCGTCGTCGTCCGTCCGGCTCACAAGCTTGTAGACCATTGAGGCTGTCGGGGCGCCCGAGCCGGTGACGAGCGCAGTTCCCACGCCGTACGAGTCGACGGGCGCCGCGGCGAGGGCCGCGATGGCGTATTCGTCGAGATCCGAGGTCACGACAATCCTCGTGTTGACGTTCCCGAGCTCGTCGAGGAGCCGTCGGACCGAATGCGCCTGACCGATGAGATCCCCCGAGTCGAGGCGGACGGCGCCCAGCCGCTCACCGGCGATCTCGACCGCGGCACGGACGGCGGACTCGACGTCGTACGTGTCGACGAGCAGCGTGGTGTCCGCCCCCATCGAGGCGATCTGCGCCTCGAACGCCGCGCGCTCGGTGTCGTGGAGCAGCGTGAACGAGTGCGCGGCCGTGCCCACGGTGCGGATCCCGTACCGGAGCCCGGCTTCGAGATTCGAGGTGCTCGCGAAACCGGCGACGACGGCGGCGCGGGCCGCGGCGACGGCAGCCTCCTCGTGGGTCCGGCGAGACCCCATCTCAATGCACGGGCGCCCGTTTGCGGCGATCGTCATGCGTGACGCTGCCGACGCGATGGCGGAATCGTGGTTGAGCACGGAGAGGAGGTACGTCTCGAGGATGCAGGCCTCGGCGAACGTCGATTCGACGATGAGGATCGGGGAGTTGGGAAAATAGGCCTCGCCCTCGGCGTAGCCCCAGACATCCCCGGAGAACCGGAAATCGGCCAAGTAGTCGAGCGTCTCGCGGTTCACGACGCGTGCGCGCTCGAGGAACCCGAGTTCCGTCTCGGAGAAGCGGAAGCCTGAGATCCCCTCGAGCAGCCGGCCGGTCCCCGCCACGACGCCGTACCGCCGCCCGTCGGGAAGCCGCCGCGCAAAGACCTCGAACACGGCGCTGCGATGCGCGGCGCCCGAGTGCAGGGAAGCCTGGAGCATCGTGAGCTCGTAGTGGTCAGTGAAGAGCGATGTGCGGGGCGGTTCCTGCGGCGAGTATTCCTTGGAGCTCGAAGAGGTCACGGCCTTACTCTATCTGCGGGCCGGGCGAGTGGATGCGCGAGGACCTGGGCACGGGCCTGCCTAGAATGGAAGCCATGAGCCTGAGCGTCGCCACGGAACCAAGTCCTGGCCTCCGCGAAGAGACGACGGCGGGAACGGACACCGCGCACATCGTCCCGTGGAACCTCGTCGTCTGGAACGACCCCGTCAACCTCATGAGCTACGTGAGCTACGTGTTCCAGACCTACTTCGGCTATACCGAGGCGAAGGCGGAGGCACTCATGATGCAGGTTCACACCGAGGGACGCTCGATCGTCTCGCACGGTTCCAAGGAGACTGTCGAGCGGCAGGCCGTCGCAATGCACAACTACGGGCTCTGGGCCACGGTCGAGAGGGCCGGCGAAGATGGCTGAGCCGTTCACATACGGCCGGAAGGGCATCAGCGCGCGCTTCGAGGACGCCGAGCGGGAGCTCCTCAGAGGGCTGTTCCGAGATGTCGTCGCCCTTCTCGAGCCGGAGGCGCAGCCCGACGAGGATCCGCTCGCCGCGCTTGTCGGGATCAGCCCGACTGCCTCCGAGCCCGA
Encoded proteins:
- a CDS encoding isochorismatase family protein, with the translated sequence MKRALIIIDVQNDFCEGGSLAVDGGAAVAARLTDYVARHGNEYGAIVTTQDWHIQPGAHFSETPDYVDSWPPHCVAGTQGSSFHPSLDVSSVDAMFRKGQYAAAYSGFEGHLAQAGDAQGSSDDSPALDEWLAKREVTDVDVAGIATDYCVRATALDAVRAGYRTRVLSGLCAGIASDLSPTFRELEEAGITLA
- the clpS gene encoding ATP-dependent Clp protease adapter ClpS, whose product is MSLSVATEPSPGLREETTAGTDTAHIVPWNLVVWNDPVNLMSYVSYVFQTYFGYTEAKAEALMMQVHTEGRSIVSHGSKETVERQAVAMHNYGLWATVERAGEDG
- a CDS encoding nicotinate phosphoribosyltransferase — translated: MLQASLHSGAAHRSAVFEVFARRLPDGRRYGVVAGTGRLLEGISGFRFSETELGFLERARVVNRETLDYLADFRFSGDVWGYAEGEAYFPNSPILIVESTFAEACILETYLLSVLNHDSAIASAASRMTIAANGRPCIEMGSRRTHEEAAVAAARAAVVAGFASTSNLEAGLRYGIRTVGTAAHSFTLLHDTERAAFEAQIASMGADTTLLVDTYDVESAVRAAVEIAGERLGAVRLDSGDLIGQAHSVRRLLDELGNVNTRIVVTSDLDEYAIAALAAAPVDSYGVGTALVTGSGAPTASMVYKLVSRTDDDGEFVSVAKAAKNKQSVGGRKYALRRLDERGTATTEVIGVGRPPMGDSNDRLLLEHFIVKGELQPGWTGPEGVERARARHEASIAELPASARRMHRGEAVIPTVYLEDRE
- a CDS encoding DUF559 domain-containing protein, translating into MTKRAPIPDHLSQRPFTQPEAVAAAVSRGRLRASDLRKLSRLIYVPAGVEPGLADRLRAHLGVTPAAWGSHQTAAGIHGLAVPPWLTDHELIHLSKPHGLPRVRRRGVVGHEVRFRPSELCFVDGLRVTTPARTWLDLAMQLPHEHLVALGDQLLRRPRPQFEGRAEPFATSASLGELLSAHPNMKGVVRCRMALEDMRVGSDSAPETLLRLAILHAGLPEPELQIELRPGDPFSPSGDMGYREFRIVIQYEGAHHDDEAQRLADARRDRAFRRAGWLVIHVRLEDLREDFGGVIRRIKRGIRQRAA